The Bacillota bacterium region CCTTTGCCCGGTTGAGGGAAGTGGCCGCCCAGGCCGGGAAACCCGATGAGAAGGCGCGCCTGCTGGCAGGGGAACTGGGCATCACCGATCAAGACGCCATCCTGGCCGCCCTGCGTGCCGATCCTGGCCAGCTGGAAACGCTGGAGGCGTGGGCGCGGGACACCCTGGTGGCTGTCATGCAGGTGGGGGTGCGAGAAGAAAACCTGGACGCCACCCGCCAGCAGATAAGGCAGCGCGTGGAGGTGCTGCGGCAGCCCCGGGACCTGAAGAATTTTGCCGCCGAGGTGGCGGCAGCCAGGGTGCGCCCAAACCTGGTCTTCAACGCCAGGGATACGGAGGCCCGGCGCCAGCACGCCCGGGAGCAGGTGCGGCCCGTATACGTCCAGCGCGGTGACGTAATCCTCCGCAAGGGAGAGCTGGTCACCGCGGCCCATCTGGTCCTGCTGCGGGACCTGGGCTTGATGCAGGGTGGGGGCAACTGGCTGCTGGGCGCCGGTGCAGTGGTGCTGGCGCTGTTGCTGGGAGGAGCGCTCGTCGTTTACCTGCGCGTATTTGCCCCGGCGGTGTGGAATTCCGAGCACCTCCTGGTCCTGGTGGGACTGGTCACCTCTGTGGCCCTGGTGCTGGGTCACCTGGTGCGGGGAGTGTCCGGGCACCTGACCCCTGTCGCTACCGCATCCCTGCTCCTGGCCGTGCTGGTGCGGTCCGAAGTGGCGGTGGTGGCCTCTCCCGTGCTGGCCGTGGGCGTGGCTGCTATGAACGGGCTGCACGCGGAGTTTGCGGTGACCAACCTCTTCGGTGCCCTGGCGGGGGCCTACGCCGTGGGGCGGATCACCCAGCGCACCGACTTCCTGCGGGCAGGCTTCCTGGCGGGGATGGGGCAGTTGGGGGCGGCGGTGGCGCTCAGCCTGGTGGGCGGGCTGGCGCAGGACAGCCTGGCTCTGTGGCAGGTGTACCTCTTCTCGTTCCTGAGCGGACCCACCTCGGGCGTGCTGGGGGTGGGCCTGCTGCCGTTCCTGGAGAGCGCCTTCGGGGTGGTCACCCCCATCAAGTTGCTGGAACTCTCCAATCCCAACCATCCCCTGCTGCGACGGCTCCTGGTGGAAGCACCGGGCACGTACCACCACTCCATCCTGGTGGCCAACCTGGCCGATGCCGGGGCGGAGGCCATCGGGGCCGACGGTCTGCTTGCCCGGGTGGGAGCGTATTACCACGACATAGGCAAGATCAGGCGTCCCTACTTCTTCATTGAGAATCAGATGGGCCAGGAGAACCCCCACGACAAAATGTCGCCGGCCCTATCCGCGGTGGTGATCACCGCTCACGTGAAAGACGGGCTGGAACTGGCCCGCGAGTACCGGTTGCCTCCCAGCGTGACCGCTTTCATCGCGGAGCACCACGGTGATTCCCTGGTCTCCTACTTTTACAGCCGTGCAGCGGAGAACGGCGGTCCGGTAGAGGAGCAGGGCTTCCGCCACCACGGGCCCCGTCCTCAATCGCGGGAGACGGCCATCGTCATGCTGGCCGACGCCGTGGAGGCCGCAGTGCGGGCCCTTCCCGATCCCACCCCGGCGGCTATCGAGGGGGTAGTGCGGAAGATCATCAGGGACCGCCTGCAGGATCGCCAGCTCGACCAGGCTCCCATCACCCTGCGGGACCTGGACCGGGTGGCGGCGGCGTTCGTGCGCGTCCTGAGCGGGATATACCACCCCCGCATTGAGTACCCGGAGGGGAAGGGTGAAGGCGATGAAACCAAGGGTGGCAGTGACCCGCGATCCGGGGGTCAGGGTTCCCCCGGGGACCGTGGGGTTGGTACGGCAAGCGGTGAAGATGACGCTGGAGAAAGCCGACAAGTCGGGGACGGTGAGCGTGGCCCTGGTGGGTGATGAGCAGATACGGGAACTCAACCGCCGTTTTCTGGACCGGGACCGGCCCACCGACGTGCTGGCCTTTCCCCTGGGCACCGGTGAGCCGGGGGCCTGGGGTGAGGTGGTGGTGTCAGTGGATACCGCCCGCCGCCAGGCAGCGGAAAGGAATGGCGGCCTCCAGGAAGAATTGCTGCTTCTGGCTGTTCATGGCACCCTCCACCTGCTGGGGCAGGACGATGACACCCCCGCGGGGTGGCAGCAGATGATGGAAGATGCCCGGGAGATAGTGGCGGCCTGCCTGCGTGAGAGAGGGGCCGGATCACCCGGCTAGCGAGCCCAAGGGCTTCGCAGGGTACCCCAAAGTTGGGGCGTTGCCCCCCGGACCTGGGACGCGGCCAGGGGACGGGGGTGGCCTGAGCCGGGAGGCGGTGATGACGTTGGGAGGGAGATTTCGTAACCTGTTCCTGAGCGGGCTGGCGGTACTGGTTCCGGTGGTCCTCACCGTGTTTGCCCTCAAATGGCTGTTCAAGGTGGGGGATGGCGTCCTGCGTCCGCTGGTGGTGGGGCTGCTGGGCAGGTATGTGCCCGGGTTGGGCATCGTTTCCGGAGTCCTGTTCGTCCTGCTGGTGGGGTGGCTGGCGCGGGCGTATGTGGGCCGGTGGATATTCCGCGCGGTGGAGACGGCCTTCCTGCGCGTGCCCGTTGCCCGGGAGGTCTACAGTACGGTGAAGGCGGTGGTTGACGCGTTCTCCGGCCAGCACATGGCCCTGGGCCGGGTGGCCATGGTGGAGTACCCCCGTCCTGGCCTGTACTCAGTGGGGTTTGTCACGGGAGCAGGGCTCCGGGAAGCCTCTTCTCGCCTGGGAGAAGAGACCGTTTGTGTGTTCATCCCCACCACGCCCAATCCTACTTCCGGGTGGATGGTAGTGGTTCCCCGCTCCCAGGTGGTCTTCCTCGATCTAACCCCGCAGGAGGGGATGCGACTGGTGATATCGGCCGGGGCTGCGGAGTTGCGTCCGCGGAGGGAGTGAAATGACGTGCGGTACATATGCATGTTATTGCTCCTGGTCGCCGTTACGGTGTTGGCCTGCGGATGCTTCCGGGGCGGGGGCGAGCCCGCCGTGCCCGCCCGGGGGCCGGAGGGCCCCCCGGGGGGCACAGCAGCCCAACCGGAGGTACCCAGGCGGCCCTGCCCCCTTTGCGGGCAGCCGGTTCCCGAAGGCCTGATACATAGACGCCCTTTCGCCCTCATGATCGACAACGCCCCCCAGGCCCGCCCCCAATCCGGACTGGGGGAAGCGTGCCTGGTGTACGAGATGCTGGCGGAAGGCGGTATTACGCGTTTTCTGGCCTTCTACCTGCACCAGGACCCGCTCAGGGCTGGCCCCGTGCGCAGCGTGCGCCCCTACTTCCTCGACCTAGTCCTGCCCCTGGATGCCGTGCTGGGTCACGCGGGGGCAAGCGACCAGGGATTCGCGGACCTGCGGGCGCTGGGCGTACCTCACCTGGACGAGATATACGGAGGCGGGGAAGCTTACTGGCGGGTTTCCCCCTCGGAACGGAAGCCCCCCCACGCCACCTACACCTCGGGCGAGCTTTTCCGTGCCGCCATGGAGAAGCGGGGTTGGGAGAAAGAGGGACCGTTCCCGTCGCCGTTCCCCTTCCGGGACGCCGGGAAGGAAGGGCCGCCGGGCAAGGACGCCGTCCTGGTGACGGTATGGTACCCGGGAGGGTGGCAGGGATACCGGGTAAGTTATGCGTATGACAGGGACACGGGCAGATGGTTGCGCTCCGTGGATGATGAGCCCCATCGGGATACAGAAGGCCGCACCCTGTGGGCGCGCAACGTAATCGTACAGTTCGTCGAGATGCGGCAGATCCCCGGGGACAAACTCTTGCACATGGAAGCCAAGATGACCGGGCAGGGACGGGTGGTCGTGTTCAGCGGGGGCAAGTACCGGGAGGGGATCTGGCGCAAGCAGAGCCGCAAGTCTCCGGTCGTGTACCGGGACGAAAAGGGCCATCCCCTGGAAGTGGAGCCCGGTCCCACCTGGGTGCTGGTGGTACCGGTGGGTACGAAGGTGGAGATCAGGTGAGCGGGGAGGGTGACGCTCTGGCGGAGGAGGCTTTCCGT contains the following coding sequences:
- a CDS encoding HDIG domain-containing metalloprotein, whose amino-acid sequence is MTTSRWRQVSGISWRRAGWGLLFLILWSTVFYADLAPRPLNLLEGQLAPETIRAPRQVVDRVRTEQLREEAAAAVPDVFDLDPRATAEAERAVADAFARLREVAAQAGKPDEKARLLAGELGITDQDAILAALRADPGQLETLEAWARDTLVAVMQVGVREENLDATRQQIRQRVEVLRQPRDLKNFAAEVAAARVRPNLVFNARDTEARRQHAREQVRPVYVQRGDVILRKGELVTAAHLVLLRDLGLMQGGGNWLLGAGAVVLALLLGGALVVYLRVFAPAVWNSEHLLVLVGLVTSVALVLGHLVRGVSGHLTPVATASLLLAVLVRSEVAVVASPVLAVGVAAMNGLHAEFAVTNLFGALAGAYAVGRITQRTDFLRAGFLAGMGQLGAAVALSLVGGLAQDSLALWQVYLFSFLSGPTSGVLGVGLLPFLESAFGVVTPIKLLELSNPNHPLLRRLLVEAPGTYHHSILVANLADAGAEAIGADGLLARVGAYYHDIGKIRRPYFFIENQMGQENPHDKMSPALSAVVITAHVKDGLELAREYRLPPSVTAFIAEHHGDSLVSYFYSRAAENGGPVEEQGFRHHGPRPQSRETAIVMLADAVEAAVRALPDPTPAAIEGVVRKIIRDRLQDRQLDQAPITLRDLDRVAAAFVRVLSGIYHPRIEYPEGKGEGDETKGGSDPRSGGQGSPGDRGVGTASGEDDAGESRQVGDGERGPGG
- the ybeY gene encoding rRNA maturation RNase YbeY yields the protein MTLEKADKSGTVSVALVGDEQIRELNRRFLDRDRPTDVLAFPLGTGEPGAWGEVVVSVDTARRQAAERNGGLQEELLLLAVHGTLHLLGQDDDTPAGWQQMMEDAREIVAACLRERGAGSPG
- a CDS encoding DUF502 domain-containing protein — protein: MTLGGRFRNLFLSGLAVLVPVVLTVFALKWLFKVGDGVLRPLVVGLLGRYVPGLGIVSGVLFVLLVGWLARAYVGRWIFRAVETAFLRVPVAREVYSTVKAVVDAFSGQHMALGRVAMVEYPRPGLYSVGFVTGAGLREASSRLGEETVCVFIPTTPNPTSGWMVVVPRSQVVFLDLTPQEGMRLVISAGAAELRPRRE
- a CDS encoding DUF3048 domain-containing protein; translation: MRYICMLLLLVAVTVLACGCFRGGGEPAVPARGPEGPPGGTAAQPEVPRRPCPLCGQPVPEGLIHRRPFALMIDNAPQARPQSGLGEACLVYEMLAEGGITRFLAFYLHQDPLRAGPVRSVRPYFLDLVLPLDAVLGHAGASDQGFADLRALGVPHLDEIYGGGEAYWRVSPSERKPPHATYTSGELFRAAMEKRGWEKEGPFPSPFPFRDAGKEGPPGKDAVLVTVWYPGGWQGYRVSYAYDRDTGRWLRSVDDEPHRDTEGRTLWARNVIVQFVEMRQIPGDKLLHMEAKMTGQGRVVVFSGGKYREGIWRKQSRKSPVVYRDEKGHPLEVEPGPTWVLVVPVGTKVEIR